In Montipora foliosa isolate CH-2021 chromosome 13, ASM3666993v2, whole genome shotgun sequence, one DNA window encodes the following:
- the LOC137982256 gene encoding arylacetamide deacetylase-like — MRFSIALLCIFVAVLAIAFGRIYQRLFDLPVPEEFPKNSVWQYKLVGFSNGLAKDLAYMTTLIGIGDNYHSNLASLLAFISSLFKNDIYSDSLEISDTEIFGVGVRIYKHVNKTNQDDEDGKSGLLPAIIYFHGGGWTYGSLDAYDDFCRELAVSSQIIVVSANYRQAPHYIYPTQFNDCYNVAIGVLNTGATYGIDVSRVGIMGDSAGGNLAAAVSHYIASVSEMHCRTQYLKAQILVYPSLQFLDFNLLSFVQNAGNNILSREDQAGHVSLYLNGSTDLKEILLSGNHSHHLQGTEYMSFINKSKTAVFQDDSPKELSSSALEALTHFKGSPLMAKDFKGIPQTFVLTAKFDVVKDEGFLYSERLRTAGVQVKYKNYDSFHGFVTAATEGSSARTDEGDEAIADIVQYIKERV; from the exons ATGCGATTTTCAATCGCGCTGCTGTGTATTTTCGTGGCTGTACTAGCTATTGCATTTGGAAGGATATACCAGAGGTTGTTTGATTTACCAGTACCGGAAGAATTCCCGAAAAATTCAGTATGGCAGTACAAACTTGTAGGCTTCAGCAATGGCTTGGCCAAGGATTTG gCTTATATGACCACCCTCATCGGCATAGGTGATAATTATCACTCAAATCTAGCATCCTTGTTGGCATTTATTAGCAGTTTATTCAAGAATGATATTTACTCAGACTCCTTGGAAATCAGTGACACAGAAATATTTGGTGTTGGTGTACGAATCTACAAACATGttaacaaaacaaaccaagaCGATGAGGATGGCAAATCTGGTTTATTGccagcaataatttattttcatgGGGGAGGATGGACCTATGGAAGTTTAG ATGCTTATGATGATTTTTGCCGTGAGCTTGCAGTTTCTTCTCAAATAATTGTTGTGAGTGCTAA TTACAGGCAAGCTCCACATTACATCTATCCAACCCAGTTCAATGACTGTTACAATGTAGCTATAGGTGTCCTGAACACAGGCGCCACTTATGGTATTGACGTTTCCCGTGTTGGGATCATGGGTGACAGTGCTGGTGGAAATTTAGCTGCAGCAGTTTCTCATTACATTGCGTCAGTCTCTGAGATGCATTGCAGAACACAGTATCTAAAGGCACAG ATCCTTGTTTACCCATCTTTGCAATTTCTTGATTTCAATTTGCTGTCCTTTGTGCAAAATGCCGGAAATAACATCCTCTCTAGAGAAGACCAGGCAGGACATGTTTCTCTCTATCTTAATGGCAGTACAGATCTCAAAGAAATCCTTCTTTCAGGAAATCATTCACATCATCTTCAAGGTACGGAATACATGTCTTTCATTAACAAGTCAAAGACAGCTGTCTTTCAAGATGATTCTCCGAAAGAACTTTCGTCTTCTGCTTTGGAGGCATTGACTCATTTCAAGGGGTCACCTCTGATGGCAAAAGACTTTAAGGGAATCCCCCAGACATTTGTCCTTACAGCAAAGTTTGATGTTGTAAAGGATGAAGGGtttctttattcagagagatTACGGACTGCAGGAGTGCAAGTCAAATATAAGAACTATGACTCTTTTCATGGCTTTGTAACAGCGGCAACTGAGGGGTCATCAGCCAGAACAGATGAAGGAGATGAAGCCATTGCTGATATAGTGCAGTACATAAAAGAAAGAGTATGA